CGGCTCGAGGGCAAGTCATCGCTCGGCCGACTCGGCCTGATCACGCACTCGACGGCCGGATTCATCGATCCCGGATTCACCGGCCACGTCACGCTGGAGCTCGCGAACGTCGCGACGTTGCCGATCAAGCTGTGGCCGGGGATGAAGATCGGTCAGCTCTGCTTCTTCCGGCTCACGTCCCCGGCGGAGAACCCCTACGGCTCCGGCCCGTACGGCAACCGCTACCAGGGGCAGCGCGGCCCGACGGCATCCCGCTCGTTCCAGAACTTCCACCGAACGAACGTCGGCACGACCGACGTCGGAGCCCTAGGAGGCTGACATGAGCGGCGACAGCACCGACCCGCAGAACCCGGAGATCCCGTCCGCGGATGCTGTCATCCCGCCGCCTCCGTCGGAGTCGTCTGTTCCGGATGCGGTGATTCCGCCGCCTCCGCCGGAGTCGTCTGTTCTGGATGCGGTGATTCCGCCGCCTCCGCCGGAGTCGTCTGTTCCGGATGCGGTGATTCCGCCGCCTCCCGCTGAGGCGATGCTCCCCGCCACGCGCCGTTCCCGCCCGAAGCCGGCGATTCTGACCGGCGATCAGCCCGCCCCCGTCGCCGACGACTGGGCCCAGCCGTCCGTGGCGCCCGAGGTGCCGACCTCCGGCGGATACCGCGCGCTGTCTGTGGTGATCTTCGGATTCCTCGTGCTGCTGCTCGCGGCGGCGATCGCCGGGGCCGTCTACCTCGGCACGACGACGTCGTTCGCATCCGTGGCCGATGCCGACGCGATCGCGGTCCTCGCCTCCCTGCGGCATGGGTGATCTCCGCTACGACCCCGAGGTCGACGCGGCCTACCTGACCGTCGGCGGCCCGATCGCCGATGGCGCGGTCGCGCAGACGCTCCCGATCGCGCTCCCGGCTGATGCCCGGGGAGAGCTGTTCCTCGACCTCGATGCCGACGGGAGGCTTCTCGGAATCGAGATCCTCGGAGCATCCCTGATCCTCCGGCCGGAGGCGATCGGCTGACGCCGTCCCGTCCTGTTGCGGCGCGTTGCCCTGGTGCCGACCTCCGGAAAAATGCTAGACACGCAGGCATGACCGACTATGCGCAGGAGCATCGACTGGGACGCATCGACGTCGTCGAACTCGACGACACCGCGGCGCTGAGCAGGGATGTCCCGCTCGACGTCGAGGCGGTGCAGGAGGCGTGGCCCGACTTCGAGGGTGGATTCGACTCGCTGCAGGGGCGACGGATGATGGGCCTCGTGTTCGGCGGAAGCGATGTCTATCGGTTGACGTCGGTGCGTCTGGACCGGGATGCGGAGAATCCGCTCGGTCTCGATGAGACAACGATCCCCGGCGGCCCGTATCTGCGGCTGCGGCTTCGCGGCGAGGCTCCCGAGATCTACGGGCAGATCTCGTCCGCGTTCGACGCCCTGTTCGCGCTGGCCGACCACGATGCCGCGCGACCGCACATCGAGTATTACCGTCGCGAGGGGGAGGTCGACTGTCTCGTTCCGGTGGTGCGCTCGCACGGCTGACGTTCGGGGCGCCGGGCTGGCAAGGCGGACGCCCAGGGTGCGGCCGGAGCTCCCGGGACCGGGGGTGGCCGGGGCTCCGCGGCGGCCGAGGCTCCGCTCCACCTTCTGAAAACAGGAAGACACCCCCAGTTCAGGACGAAATGCGGCAGATCGTCCTGACCTCGGGCTGTACTCCTGCACTCCGCTGGAGAACCCCCGCGGATCCGCCGCTGGCCGCATCAACGGCATCCGCCGCATCCGCCGCATCCGCCGCATCGCTCGCCTGACGCTCCGCTCGACAACAGGAGGACCGTCCCAGATCAGGACTAAATGTGGCGGATCGTCCTGATCTCGGGCTGTTCTCCTGCGCTCGGCTGTCGCGTCTCCGCCGCATCCGCCATCCGCCGCATCCGCCGAAGGCGACGTCCTGGGCCTCACATCCCTTTCGACGCCCAGATATATGCCGGGACCGCGACGGCCACGACGACGACATGCATGACCATGAGTCCGATGACGGCGCTCACCGTCGTGCCCGGGATGAAGTGGAACACGAGCAGCAGGATGTCGGGGATGAACGACGCCACGGTCACGATCGGCACGAGCATCGACAGGGTGCGACGCGGGTCACGGGCGTGTCGGCGCACGAGCGACCAGCCCATCCAGCCGATCACGATGCCCAGAGTCGTGAACAGCGTGTAAGCGGGGAAGGTCAGCGGCCCATATGTAGCCGGGGCGCCAGAGGCGACGGCGATGAGCGCGACGACGGAGTTCGCCGCGACGGCGACGACGATCGCAATGATGAGGATGAGAGCGTGGCGCAGCCGAGATCGGGTGGCGTTCCCATCTGAGCGGGCGGCGGTGGTGGTGACCATGACAGCTCCTTGCGGTTGATGAGTCGATCCGGTACTGAGTGGTACCGGATATAACGGTACTGCTCAATCCCGGAATGTACAATGAGTCCGATGCGTGCAGATGAGATGGCCAAGCCGACGGGGCGTCCTCGCGACCCCGGCGTCGAGGCGTCGATCCTCGCGGCGGTCCAGGACCTCCTGATCGAGAGCGGCTACGCGGGGACGACGATCGGTGCCGTGGCAGACCGAGCCCGTTGCGGACGATCCGCCATCTATCGCCGGTGGGAGACGAAGGCCGAGCTCGTCGTCGCGGCGGTCGGCGCATTGCAGATCGCGGCTGATGCCCCCGACACAGGCACGCTCAGAGGGGACCTCCTCGGAGCGGCCATGCACTTCGCGCGGGCGGATGACCGTACGGCGCGGGTGCTCGCCAGCATCCTGAGCGAGATCGGGCGCGACGAGGAGCTGCGCGACGTCGCCTATCGAGTGGTCGGCGGGCCTCCGGTCGCTGCACTCACGGCTGTGATCGAGCGGTGGATCGAGCGAGGTGAGGTGCGTGGGGACGCTCCGGTCGCCCTGATCGCCGGCCTCGTGCCGACCGCAGCGTTCGGCAGCGTCAGCCTGCGGCGGCGCGCGCTCGAACCGGATGCCGTCGTGCAGCTGGTCGACGAGGTCGTGCTGCCCGCTCTGCGTTAGACGCCTGACCGCTTCGCCGTTGCCCCCTGAGAACAGGAGGACCGTCCGAGATCAGGACGGGATGCGGCGAATTGTCCTGATTCCGGACTGTTGTCCTGCGTTCGGACGACGGGGATGGGGGACCGTCTGAGAAGGGGGGGGCTGAGGTCTGGCTGTTTGAGAACAGGAGGACCGTCTGAAATCAGGACGGAATGCGGCGATTTGTCCTGATCCCGGGCTGTCGTCCTGCGTTCGGACGATGGGGATGGGGTGTCTGAGAAAGGGATGCCTGAGGTCCGGCTGTCTGAGAACAGGAGGACCGTCCGAGATCAGGACGGGACGCGGGAAATGGTCCTGATTCCCGGCTGTCGTCCTGCGCTCGGCAGGGTCGGTGTCCGGACGCGGCGCGGGTGCAGGAGCGCCCCGGTCGCCGAAGCGAACGGGGCGTCCTGGTGCAGCGGATGCCGGGATGCGGATGCGTCAGGCGTCCCGACCACGTGAGAACCCCGCGTCGAAGCCACGCTCATAGGCGTGCTGAGCCGCTCGCGCGACACGGTGCTCGCCGCGACCCGAGTGGGCGGGGTGCCCGTGACCGCGGCCGTGACCGTGCTCGCGGTTGAAGTCACGGTCGTGGCCCGACTGTTCGGCGTGCTCGTGCCCCTGCGGGCCGGAGGAGCGGTCGTGTCCCGGGTGGCCCCGGTGCCCGCATCCGTGCTCGTCGGAGAAGCCGTGACCGAAGTGGTCCGGACCGAATCCACGGTGGAAGCCGCGAGGCCCGAACCCCGGCCCGAACCCCGGCCCGAAGCCCCGACCGAAGCCCCGACCGAAGCCGGGTCCGAAGCCGTGGCGCCGACCGAAGCCGTGGCGACGTCCGCGTCCGCGGGGGAGAGGGGTCTCCTCATCCCACCCGAACGAGCGGGCGATCTGCTCGAGTGTCGCGAGCGTGGTCTCGAAGTCGTCGGGGGAGACGGCGTCGGAGACCTGGGCGCGGATGCCGTCGACGATGCCGCCGAGGCGTTCCTTGGCCGCCCGGCCTTCGTCGGTGAGCGTCCAGGTATCGCCGTCGGCGACGACCCATCCGCGCTCGACCAGGCCGTGCACCTTGTGTGCGGTCAGAGGGCGGCGAGCCGGCACGGTCCCGTCGACGATGTTGAGGAGTCGCCAGTCGCGGCGGCTCGCGCCCTCTCGGTCGAAGGCCGAGTCGAACTCGGCGGCCATGAGGCGGTCGACCGCCTTCAGCCAGTAGCCGAACGGGCGAGGGGTGCTGTCTGTGTTCTGAGTGTCAGAGGTGTTCATGGTGAAGTCCTTAGATGTCATGGAGCATGTGCTTGTCACAATACATGTATATGTAGTGTGACATGTGTATCTGATCCATGTCAAGTCGCATGTAAAATCGAATCGTGAGCAGCGCAGAGAACGACCCCGCCGAGGCCATCGCCCTCGCCCTGTCCCGCCTCCGAGGACGAAGATCAGGCGACCGCGGCCTGGGCCCCCGGGGCATGGGCGGTCCCCACGGATGGCACGGGGGGCCGCACTCCGAACACTTCGAGGAGGGTGCGCACGGAACCGCGCACGGGAACGCACACGGGCACGGCCGACCGGCCGGGCCGCCGTGGATGACAGACCCGACCGGACGGTTCGGCGGACCGGCGCGGATGCGGATGCTCGAGGCGCTCGCCGCGGCATCCGCTCCGCTGAGCGTCAGCGATCTGGGTGCGGCGATCGGAGTCGATCAGCCCCGGGCATCGAGGCTGGTGCAGCAGGGTGTCGCCCACGGCTTCGTCCGCCGAGAGGCCGACCCCGATGACGCGCGACGCACGCGCATCGCCCTGACCGATGAGGGGCGGAAGATCGCGCGCGGCATGCGGGGCGAGCGGAGGGAGGCGCTGAACACGGCGCTCGCGGCCTTCACCGACGAGGAGCGTGCGCAGCTCGCCCATCTGCTGAACAAGCTCGCCGACAACTGGGAGCAGTGACGCGGCTCAGGAGGGTGTACCGAAGTCGAGGGACGCCTCGTCGTCGACCGACAGCGAGAGCACCACGGTCTCGACGACGGGATGCTGCTCGATCTGCTGCTCGATCGCGCGCAGACTCCTCGCGACGTCGTGCTCGCGAGCGTCTCCCGTCAGGTCCACCTCGGCGACGATGAACAGGCGGTTCGGACCGACATACTCGATGTGCAGATAGGTCACCCGCTGGATCTGCTCCGACGACAGCAGCGCCCTGCCGACCCGGTCGCGCAGCGAGGGCGATGCGTTGGACCCGACGAGGAACGCGATGTTGCGTCCGATCAGGATGATCGCGACGACCCCCAGCAGGATGCCCACGAGGATCGAACCCACCGCATCCCACGCGGCGACGCCGGTGATCTGATGCAGCGCGATCGCGCCCGCGGCGATCCCGAGTCCGATGAGCGCCGCCATGTCCTCGAAGAACACCGCGCGCAGGGTCGTATCGCTCGTCTCCAGCACATAGTCCCAGGTCGAGGAGCCGCGCTCCTTCGCCAGCCGCCGAGACTTCACCATCGCCTGCGTGAACGACGCCCCCTCGAGCACGAACGCGATGCCGAGCACCGTGTACGCCACGGCCGGACTCTCCACCGGCCCCGTGTCCGACAGCTCCTGCACGCCATGCATGATCGACACGATCGAGCCGGCGGTGAAGATCCCGAACGCGGCGATCAGCGACCACACGAACGCAGAGCGGCCGTACCCGAGGGGGTGTCGCGCATCCTTGGTCCGTGCCCCGCGACGGTCGGCGATGAGGAGGAACACCTCGTTGCCGGCATCCGCCCACGAATGCGCGGCCTCGGCCACCATCGACGCCGACGAGGTGATGACGGCGGCCACCGTCTTGGCGAGGGCGACCAGGATGTTGGCGAGGAAGGCGATGACGACGGTCATCGCGTCGCCTTCACCGGAAGCAGCAACAGGAAGCCGGCGATCAGCACGAGCACGATGCCCAGGATGCCGAACGCCGTCGACTGGGTGAGCACGATCAGGAGGGTCCAGGCCCCCGACGCCATCCAGCTCGCGGCCCGCCCCGTCGTGGCGTACAGCCCGAAGATCTCACCCTCGCGCCCCGCGGGCGTGATGCGCGCGAGGAACGAGCGCGACGCCGCCTGGGCGGGCCCGACGAACGCGCACAGCAGCAGACCGCCGATCCAGAACACGATCGTGCCGCCCTCGACCAGGAAGAACACGGCGAGACCCGCGACGACCATCGCGGCGAGGGAGACGAGGATGATCCGCTTCGGGCCGAAGCGGTCGTCGAAGCGGCCGGCGATGATCGTCGACACCCCGGCGATGAGGTTCGCCGCGATGCCGAAGATCACCAGGTCGAGGAAGGCGAAGTCGAACACCTGGCCGGCGATGATCGCGCCGAATGCGAAGACCCCGCCGAGGCCGTCGCGGAACACGGCGCTGGAGAGGAGGAACCAGAACGTCTGACGGGTGTCGGGGTTGCGGTACAAGCCCACGACGTCCGTGACCAGCAGGCGGTACGAGGCGAAGAAGCCGACCTTGCGCTCCGGTCGGCCGAGCGAGGGTTCCGGCACGGCGAGGAAGATCGGGATGGAGAACACGATCGCCCAGATCGCGCAGCCGACCGCGATGAGACGGAACGGCAGGCCGCTGTCCTCGGGGAGTCCGAACCAGTCGAACGTGTAGAAGATGACGACGAGGACGAGAGCGAGGATGCCGCCGATGTAGCCGAATCCCCAGCCCAGGCCCGAGATGCGTCCGACGGTCTTGGGGTTCGCGATGCCGATCAGCATGGCGTTGGAGTTCACCGCGGCGATCTCCCCGAACACGGATCCTGCGGAGATCAGTGCCACTCCGAGCCAGAACAGCGTCGGGGTCGGCTCGACGAACCACAGCCCGAGCATGCACACGACCAGCGCGCCCGTGCCGATCCCCAACCAGAGCTTCTGGCGACCCGCGGCATCCGCCCGCTGTCCGAGCACGGGCGCGATCAGCAGGATCGCGATGCCGGCGATCGTCGACCCCATCCCGAGCCCAGACGCGAGGTCGGCCTCGGCGGCTTCGCGGATCGGGTCCTTCGGGTCCAGCCCCGCGATCGAGGCCGGCAGG
This genomic interval from Microbacterium hydrocarbonoxydans contains the following:
- a CDS encoding GyrI-like domain-containing protein; amino-acid sequence: MTDYAQEHRLGRIDVVELDDTAALSRDVPLDVEAVQEAWPDFEGGFDSLQGRRMMGLVFGGSDVYRLTSVRLDRDAENPLGLDETTIPGGPYLRLRLRGEAPEIYGQISSAFDALFALADHDAARPHIEYYRREGEVDCLVPVVRSHG
- a CDS encoding MarR family winged helix-turn-helix transcriptional regulator, producing the protein MNTSDTQNTDSTPRPFGYWLKAVDRLMAAEFDSAFDREGASRRDWRLLNIVDGTVPARRPLTAHKVHGLVERGWVVADGDTWTLTDEGRAAKERLGGIVDGIRAQVSDAVSPDDFETTLATLEQIARSFGWDEETPLPRGRGRRHGFGRRHGFGPGFGRGFGRGFGPGFGPGFGPRGFHRGFGPDHFGHGFSDEHGCGHRGHPGHDRSSGPQGHEHAEQSGHDRDFNREHGHGRGHGHPAHSGRGEHRVARAAQHAYERGFDAGFSRGRDA
- a CDS encoding TetR/AcrR family transcriptional regulator; this translates as MRADEMAKPTGRPRDPGVEASILAAVQDLLIESGYAGTTIGAVADRARCGRSAIYRRWETKAELVVAAVGALQIAADAPDTGTLRGDLLGAAMHFARADDRTARVLASILSEIGRDEELRDVAYRVVGGPPVAALTAVIERWIERGEVRGDAPVALIAGLVPTAAFGSVSLRRRALEPDAVVQLVDEVVLPALR
- a CDS encoding DUF6069 family protein produces the protein MVTTTAARSDGNATRSRLRHALILIIAIVVAVAANSVVALIAVASGAPATYGPLTFPAYTLFTTLGIVIGWMGWSLVRRHARDPRRTLSMLVPIVTVASFIPDILLLVFHFIPGTTVSAVIGLMVMHVVVVAVAVPAYIWASKGM
- a CDS encoding cation diffusion facilitator family transporter, with the translated sequence MTVVIAFLANILVALAKTVAAVITSSASMVAEAAHSWADAGNEVFLLIADRRGARTKDARHPLGYGRSAFVWSLIAAFGIFTAGSIVSIMHGVQELSDTGPVESPAVAYTVLGIAFVLEGASFTQAMVKSRRLAKERGSSTWDYVLETSDTTLRAVFFEDMAALIGLGIAAGAIALHQITGVAAWDAVGSILVGILLGVVAIILIGRNIAFLVGSNASPSLRDRVGRALLSSEQIQRVTYLHIEYVGPNRLFIVAEVDLTGDAREHDVARSLRAIEQQIEQHPVVETVVLSLSVDDEASLDFGTPS
- the dcd gene encoding dCTP deaminase gives rise to the protein MLLSDRDIRAELASGHIGLEPHEPEMIQPSSIDVRLDRYFRLFDNHKYPFIDPSVDQPELTRLIEVDPEEPFILHPGEFALGATFEQVTLSDDIAARLEGKSSLGRLGLITHSTAGFIDPGFTGHVTLELANVATLPIKLWPGMKIGQLCFFRLTSPAENPYGSGPYGNRYQGQRGPTASRSFQNFHRTNVGTTDVGALGG
- a CDS encoding DUF2283 domain-containing protein, which gives rise to MGDLRYDPEVDAAYLTVGGPIADGAVAQTLPIALPADARGELFLDLDADGRLLGIEILGASLILRPEAIG
- a CDS encoding MarR family winged helix-turn-helix transcriptional regulator, whose amino-acid sequence is MTDPTGRFGGPARMRMLEALAAASAPLSVSDLGAAIGVDQPRASRLVQQGVAHGFVRREADPDDARRTRIALTDEGRKIARGMRGERREALNTALAAFTDEERAQLAHLLNKLADNWEQ
- a CDS encoding MFS transporter, whose product is MSETSQSGDVPEPVATANSGAVGVVGLDLRGETPAPKKQVYAWALWDWATQPFNTVILTFIFTALYLTTEAFLPASIAGLDPKDPIREAAEADLASGLGMGSTIAGIAILLIAPVLGQRADAAGRQKLWLGIGTGALVVCMLGLWFVEPTPTLFWLGVALISAGSVFGEIAAVNSNAMLIGIANPKTVGRISGLGWGFGYIGGILALVLVVIFYTFDWFGLPEDSGLPFRLIAVGCAIWAIVFSIPIFLAVPEPSLGRPERKVGFFASYRLLVTDVVGLYRNPDTRQTFWFLLSSAVFRDGLGGVFAFGAIIAGQVFDFAFLDLVIFGIAANLIAGVSTIIAGRFDDRFGPKRIILVSLAAMVVAGLAVFFLVEGGTIVFWIGGLLLCAFVGPAQAASRSFLARITPAGREGEIFGLYATTGRAASWMASGAWTLLIVLTQSTAFGILGIVLVLIAGFLLLLPVKATR